A genomic stretch from Hemicordylus capensis ecotype Gifberg chromosome 5, rHemCap1.1.pri, whole genome shotgun sequence includes:
- the LOC128327565 gene encoding histone H1.0 has protein sequence MTENSAAAPAAKPKRAKTAKKSTDHPKYSDMIVAAIQAEKSRAGSSRQSIQKYIKSHYKVGENADSQIKLSIKRLVTTGVLKQTKGVGASGSFRLAKGDEPKKAPVKKAKKEVKKATTPKKAAKPKKAAAKSPAKKPKPAVKKAKKKPAPAPKKAKKPKTVKAKPVKASKPKKAKASKPKAKSSAKKSAKKK, from the coding sequence ATGACTGAGAACTCTGCTGCAGCACCTGCTGCCAAGCCCAAGCGGGCCAAGACAGCCAAGAAGTCAACAGACCACCCCAAATACTCTGACATGATTGTGGCCGCTATCCAGGCCGAAAAGAGCCGGGCCGGATCTTCCCGTCAATCCATCCAGAAATACATCAAGAGCCACTACAAGGTGGGGGAGAATGCTGACTCCCAAATCAAGTTGTCCATCAAAAGGTTGGTGACAACAGGTGTCCTGAAACAGACCAAAGGGGTTGGTGCCTCTGGCTCCTTTCGCCTAGCCAAGGGTGATGAGCCCAAGAAAGCTCCAGTTAAGAAGGCCAAAAAGGAAGTCAAGAAGGCCACAACACCCAAGAAAGCAGCTAAGCCCaagaaagctgctgccaagtcACCGGCCAAGAAGCCCAAACCTGCGGTaaagaaagccaaaaagaagccAGCACCTGCTCCAAAGAAAGCTAAGAAGCCAAAGACTGTCAAGGCCAAGCCAGTGAAGGCATCAAAGCCTAAAAAGGCAAAAGCATCAAAACCCAAAGCAAAGTCCAGTGCAAAGAAGTCCGCCAAGAAAAAGTGA